From Thermoplasma sp. Kam2015, one genomic window encodes:
- a CDS encoding helix-turn-helix domain-containing protein yields MIKTDSGEICIDPAEPVLHIIGKKYAIFVLSVLGNDNTRKNFNDMKKAIPGISGAMLSARLHDMIAAGLIERYDGDIVTYDLTDRGRELRKRLLPVFEYFADR; encoded by the coding sequence ATGATAAAGACAGATAGCGGCGAAATATGTATAGATCCAGCAGAACCCGTTCTACATATAATAGGGAAGAAATATGCCATATTTGTTCTGTCCGTACTCGGTAACGATAACACAAGGAAAAATTTCAATGATATGAAGAAGGCGATACCTGGAATAAGCGGCGCCATGCTCTCGGCGAGGCTTCATGATATGATAGCTGCTGGACTGATAGAAAGATATGATGGAGACATTGTGACTTACGATCTTACGGATCGTGGACGTGAACTAAGAAAGAGGTTATTGCCCGTATTCGAATACTTTGCAGATCGATGA